Part of the Candidatus Palauibacter soopunensis genome, AACCCGGAGGGGAGCGGCACGCCGAGCGCCACGATGAACACGAGATAGATGAAGGCGGCGAAGGCGAGCGGCACGGAGATGAGCGCGAGCCGCGAGCGCTCGCCCGTCAGCCACATGAGCCCGGCGACGAGGAGCGGAACCGACGCCACGGTCCCGAGCCGGGGCCAGACGAGGAGGAAGACGGCGATCCACGCCGCTCCCAGCCCCAGGCGGGCGCCGCGGCCGGCTCCCGAGCCGGTCTTCGCGTTCCCGCGGGAACGTCCGGCATCCGACTCCGGCGGCTGTCGCGCGGCCCGGATCGCGAGCCAGGCCGCGCAGCCCATGAGCAGCACGGCGAGCAGCCGGGGGAAGAAGGCCGGACCCGGCGCCCCCTCGGCCAGCGATCCCGGGTAGGAGCGCGAGTCCAGCAGCACCCCCGCCGCCACGACGGCGAGCAACCCGGCCTCCGCGAGCAGGCGCAGCCGCGCGGCCCCGCCCGCGGAGGAACTACTCATCCAGAATTCCCAGCCGCCGCAGCATGTCCCGGCTCGTCGCCACCTCCTCGGCCATCCAGGCGCCGAACGCGTCCGCGTCCGCCATCGTCGCGTATTCCAGCGCCGCCCGCTCCATGTATTCGCGGAACTCCGAGTCCTCGATCGCGGCCATCAGCCGGGCGCGCAGGTCCGCGCGTAGCGCCGGATCCAGCCCCGGCGGTCCCACGACGCCGCGCCAGTGGACCGGAGTCAGGTCGTATCCCTGCTCCGCATAGCTCCGCGTGTCCGGGAGCGCCTCGACGGGAAGCGCCACCCCCAGCACCCGCATCGTCCCCGCCCTCAGGTGCTCGCGCACGATGTTGTAGTTCGTGTGCGCCGCATCCGTGTGCCCGCCGAGCGCCGCCACCACGGCGTCCGCCGACCCCTCGTACGCGATCCAGCGCACATCCGGGTCCCCCGCCGCCGCCCTCAGGCGGGCGAAGCCCAGGAAATGGGCCGACGCCGCTCCGAACCCCGACACCGAGACCTCGCCGGGCCGGGCGTGCGCGGCCTCGAACAGGTCGCCGAGCGTGTGGAAGGGACTGTCGTCCCGCACCGCGATCAGGAAGGGGTCGATCTGGATGCGGAGGATGGGCGTGAAGTCCTCGGGCGAGAACGGAATCCGCCCCGTCGCCATGTTCACGGTGCCGCTCGCCGTGAAGACGCCGAGCACATGCGGGTCGCCCGCACGTCCCTGCATGTACTGCATGCCGGCGGCACCCGCTCCGCCCTGCCTGGTCATGACGGTGACGCGCCGGCCCTCGAAGTGCGGCGGCGCGGCCTCGGCCAGGGCCCGCGAGAGGAGGTCCGTCGGTCCGCCCGGCGTCGCCCACGAGACGATCTCAATGGGCCGGCTCGGAAACGCCGCCTCCTCCCCGGCCGACGAGCAACCGACCGCGGCGACCGACATCACGGCTAGGCCCGCCCATCTCCTGGCATTCATGGAGGGAATGTGACGTCTTCGTCCGGGACAGGCCACGGGGAGGCCGGAGGCCGGCGGGCGCGGATCTCCCGGGCTGGTGGCGGCGGGCGGGCGTTCGGTAGACTGCCCCGCATGAGCGAGCTCGAAGGCGAGAGGATGACCGTGGCGGCGGGCCGTGGCTGGCGGCGTGACGTGTGGCCGGGGGTCCACTGGATCCAGGAGTGCGGCGGGCACCGGGCCGGGATCGCGCAAGCGGTGCTGGAGAGCGGCGCAGAGTGGTACAAGCCCGGGAACGAGCTTCACATCCCGCAGAACGCCTACCTGCTGACCGGCGAGCGGACGCTGCTCTGGGACACGCTCTCTCCGGCCTCCGGCCACATCCTTCTCCCGGCGCTCGAGGAACTGCTCGGGGAGCGGCCGCTCGACTACCTCGCCCTCTCGCACCCCGACGTGCCCCACGCGGGGAATACGATGCAGGTGCTGCGGCGCTATCCGGACTGCCGCCTCGTGGCGCCGGCGACCGGCGAGACGCACGCCCTGTACCACCTGGACGACGCGATGAAGGTGGGGCCCGAGGACCAGATCGATCTCGGCGGACTCCGGGTCCGCTTCCCGGAGGCGACCTTCCTCGACGCCGCGATTCACACGTGGATGAGCGAGGAGACGACCCGCACGCTCTTCACGGTCGACTGGATGGGATTCCCGCATCAGAGCGGCGAATGCCTGCGGCGGACGGACGAGATCGACACGGCGGTGGACGTCGGGCGCCTCGAGGAGTTCCACAGCCGGGTCATGTTCTGGTACCAGTACGTGGTT contains:
- a CDS encoding tripartite tricarboxylate transporter TctB family protein, translated to MSSSSAGGAARLRLLAEAGLLAVVAAGVLLDSRSYPGSLAEGAPGPAFFPRLLAVLLMGCAAWLAIRAARQPPESDAGRSRGNAKTGSGAGRGARLGLGAAWIAVFLLVWPRLGTVASVPLLVAGLMWLTGERSRLALISVPLAFAAFIYLVFIVALGVPLPSGF
- a CDS encoding tripartite tricarboxylate transporter substrate binding protein; the encoded protein is MSVAAVGCSSAGEEAAFPSRPIEIVSWATPGGPTDLLSRALAEAAPPHFEGRRVTVMTRQGGAGAAGMQYMQGRAGDPHVLGVFTASGTVNMATGRIPFSPEDFTPILRIQIDPFLIAVRDDSPFHTLGDLFEAAHARPGEVSVSGFGAASAHFLGFARLRAAAGDPDVRWIAYEGSADAVVAALGGHTDAAHTNYNIVREHLRAGTMRVLGVALPVEALPDTRSYAEQGYDLTPVHWRGVVGPPGLDPALRADLRARLMAAIEDSEFREYMERAALEYATMADADAFGAWMAEEVATSRDMLRRLGILDE
- a CDS encoding MBL fold metallo-hydrolase, which codes for MSELEGERMTVAAGRGWRRDVWPGVHWIQECGGHRAGIAQAVLESGAEWYKPGNELHIPQNAYLLTGERTLLWDTLSPASGHILLPALEELLGERPLDYLALSHPDVPHAGNTMQVLRRYPDCRLVAPATGETHALYHLDDAMKVGPEDQIDLGGLRVRFPEATFLDAAIHTWMSEETTRTLFTVDWMGFPHQSGECLRRTDEIDTAVDVGRLEEFHSRVMFWYQYVVPEKVTAATDALAAHFDGYGFAPAHGLPIPGEDAAPYYERLNEVVRRVAAGGRGGVL